A stretch of Crossiella cryophila DNA encodes these proteins:
- a CDS encoding class I adenylate-forming enzyme family protein — MRSGVYPQSLLDALAGAPDAPAFEHGSRVLTRAELLDLVGRFRGGLRAAGLGRGSGLGVSTAVTPDAFALHLAALTLGCRVLGLRPGLSATQLPAALAGLDALVIDHTTDTPDLRTAAGEVQFLCLGPDLLGGYEEPVATGDPADVALLILTSGSTGTPKRAALTYGALTTQWSWNPETWTAPAIRLAEAFRRFLLFGTLSSAVMQEFLGLCLCSGGTAVIPQGLPDFPSVIEDLRITASMLTVPRLHHVLDTLRTKEVDLGTLRALIVSGSPLAPHRLTEAYQRIGPAIHQAYGQTEVGLLALLTPTDVAAHPETIRSVGKPYPAVTLEIRDPQHNPVPAGTSGEIWVRAAYQTVGYWDDPGQTGEILQDGWLRTRDLGRLDENGYLYLTGRARDVVIVNAIIHYAGAIEQALASHPDVDQAYVVGAPDERTGEAAHAFVVPVRGRVPDLAELRARVAAELGAAAVPATIAVRESVPVAPSGKPDKRALLTELPRQ; from the coding sequence ATGCGCAGCGGTGTCTACCCCCAGTCCCTGCTGGACGCCCTGGCCGGCGCCCCCGACGCGCCCGCGTTCGAGCACGGCTCCCGGGTGCTCACCCGCGCCGAACTGCTCGACCTGGTCGGCCGGTTCCGCGGTGGCCTGCGCGCCGCCGGGCTGGGGCGGGGCAGCGGACTCGGGGTGTCCACCGCGGTCACCCCGGACGCGTTCGCGCTGCACCTGGCCGCGCTGACCCTCGGCTGCCGGGTGCTGGGCCTGCGGCCCGGCCTGAGTGCCACCCAGCTTCCTGCCGCGCTGGCCGGGCTGGACGCACTGGTCATCGACCACACCACCGACACCCCGGACCTACGGACCGCCGCGGGCGAGGTCCAGTTCCTGTGCCTGGGACCGGACCTGCTCGGTGGCTATGAGGAACCGGTGGCCACCGGCGATCCGGCGGACGTCGCGCTGCTCATCCTCACCAGCGGCAGCACCGGCACCCCCAAGCGCGCCGCGCTCACCTACGGCGCGCTGACCACCCAGTGGTCGTGGAATCCCGAGACCTGGACGGCTCCGGCGATCCGGCTGGCCGAGGCGTTCCGCCGGTTCCTGCTCTTCGGCACGCTGAGCAGCGCGGTCATGCAGGAGTTCCTCGGGCTGTGCCTGTGCTCCGGCGGCACCGCGGTGATCCCACAGGGGCTGCCCGACTTCCCCTCGGTGATCGAGGACCTGCGGATCACCGCCAGCATGCTCACCGTGCCGCGGCTGCACCACGTGCTGGACACCCTGCGCACCAAGGAGGTCGACCTCGGCACCTTGCGTGCCCTGATCGTCTCCGGCTCACCGCTGGCCCCGCACCGGCTGACCGAGGCATACCAACGCATCGGGCCCGCGATCCACCAGGCCTACGGTCAGACCGAGGTCGGCCTGCTCGCCCTGCTGACCCCCACCGACGTCGCCGCCCACCCGGAAACCATCCGATCGGTAGGCAAGCCCTACCCGGCCGTCACCCTGGAGATCCGCGACCCCCAGCACAACCCCGTCCCGGCCGGCACCTCCGGCGAGATCTGGGTCAGGGCCGCCTACCAGACGGTCGGCTACTGGGACGACCCCGGGCAGACCGGGGAGATCCTCCAGGACGGCTGGCTCCGCACCCGTGACCTGGGCCGCCTGGACGAGAACGGGTACCTGTACCTGACCGGCCGGGCCAGGGACGTGGTGATCGTCAACGCGATCATCCATTACGCGGGCGCGATCGAGCAGGCACTGGCCAGCCATCCGGACGTGGATCAGGCATATGTGGTGGGGGCGCCGGACGAACGGACCGGGGAGGCGGCGCACGCGTTCGTGGTGCCGGTGCGGGGGCGGGTGCCGGACCTGGCCGAGCTGCGGGCGCGGGTGGCGGCGGAACTGGGGGCGGCGGCGGTGCCCGCGACCATCGCGGTGCGCGAGTCGGTGCCGGTGGCACCCAGTGGCAAGCCGGACAAGCGGGCGCTGCTGACGGAGTTGCCGCGGCAGTGA
- a CDS encoding NAD(P)-binding domain-containing protein: MTEERSVEYLVVGGGPAGLQMGYFLEQAGRDYLIVEGGAAPGAFFARFPRHRKLISINKVHTGWDDPELRLRTDWNSLLSTEFSPLFTGYTPRYFPDAEDMVRYLADFATEHKLRIRHNTRIARISRPDGFVATDSDGNTYRAERIIMATGVSRPHIPADIEGVELAEPYGEVSTDPADFVGQKVLIIGRGNSAFETADSLIETAAVIHLAGPRPLRFAWQTHFVGHLRAVNNNFLDTYQLKSQNALLDGRIVSIRRDGEKFLVRVGFVRVNEVVKEISYDRVILATGFRFDASIFDQECRPELTISDRFPAQTDAWESVNVPGLHFAGTITQVRDFKKSTSGFIHGFRYGVRALHRILEQRHHEQAWPSHDLSPTAEAATDAIIERINRTSALWQLFGFLGDALLIRPDGRLRFTEEVPVAHLHTAVAGGEFGPVDSYLSVTLEYGLDHDQVDPFDIKIDRMSQQDTSGLDARYLHPVVRHFRAGELLAEHHITENLENEWDSEAVHRAPLREFLRRQLAPAQVGMP, translated from the coding sequence ATGACGGAAGAGCGCTCGGTGGAATATCTGGTGGTGGGCGGCGGGCCGGCCGGACTCCAGATGGGATATTTCCTGGAGCAGGCGGGACGCGACTACCTGATCGTCGAGGGCGGCGCGGCGCCCGGCGCGTTCTTCGCCCGCTTCCCCCGCCACCGGAAGCTGATCTCCATCAACAAGGTGCACACCGGCTGGGACGACCCGGAGCTGCGACTGCGCACCGACTGGAACTCGCTGCTCTCCACCGAGTTCTCCCCGCTGTTCACCGGCTACACCCCGCGCTACTTCCCCGACGCCGAGGACATGGTCCGCTACCTCGCCGACTTCGCCACCGAGCACAAGCTCCGGATCAGGCATAACACCCGGATCGCCCGGATCAGCCGGCCGGACGGCTTCGTGGCGACCGACAGTGACGGCAATACCTACCGGGCCGAGCGGATCATCATGGCCACCGGGGTGTCCCGGCCGCACATCCCGGCCGACATCGAGGGCGTCGAACTGGCCGAGCCCTACGGCGAGGTGTCCACCGATCCGGCGGACTTCGTGGGTCAGAAGGTGCTGATCATCGGTCGCGGGAACTCCGCGTTCGAGACCGCGGACAGCCTGATCGAGACCGCCGCGGTGATCCACCTGGCCGGGCCGCGACCACTGCGGTTCGCCTGGCAGACCCACTTCGTCGGGCACCTGCGGGCGGTGAACAACAACTTCCTGGACACCTACCAGCTCAAATCCCAGAACGCGCTGCTGGACGGCCGCATTGTCAGCATTCGGCGCGATGGGGAGAAGTTCCTGGTGCGGGTGGGCTTTGTCAGGGTGAACGAGGTGGTCAAGGAAATCTCCTATGATCGGGTGATCCTGGCGACCGGCTTCCGGTTCGACGCCTCGATTTTTGATCAGGAATGCCGACCGGAACTGACCATTTCCGATCGTTTCCCGGCGCAGACCGACGCCTGGGAGTCGGTGAACGTGCCCGGCCTGCACTTCGCCGGCACGATCACCCAGGTCCGCGACTTCAAGAAGTCCACCAGCGGGTTCATCCACGGCTTCCGCTACGGCGTGCGCGCCCTGCACCGCATCCTGGAACAGCGCCACCACGAACAGGCCTGGCCCAGTCACGACCTCTCCCCCACCGCCGAGGCGGCCACCGACGCGATCATCGAGCGGATCAACCGCACCTCGGCGCTGTGGCAGCTCTTCGGTTTCCTCGGTGACGCGCTGCTCATCCGACCGGACGGTAGGTTGCGCTTCACCGAGGAGGTGCCGGTGGCGCACCTGCACACCGCGGTCGCCGGCGGCGAGTTCGGCCCGGTCGACTCCTATCTGAGCGTGACCCTGGAGTACGGGCTGGACCACGATCAGGTGGACCCGTTCGACATCAAGATCGACCGGATGTCGCAGCAGGACACCAGCGGCCTGGACGCCCGCTACCTGCACCCGGTGGTGCGACATTTCCGGGCCGGGGAACTGCTCGCCGAGCACCACATCACGGAGAACCTGGAGAACGAGTGGGACAGCGAGGCCGTCCACCGGGCCCCGCTGCGGGAGTTCCTGCGCCGTCAGCTCGCCCCGGCCCAGGTCGGCATGCCGTGA
- a CDS encoding alpha-hydroxy acid oxidase, with protein sequence MIDSLAGLHERARQRLDPVHYDFFAGGAGAEVALAENERAFGRLALRPRVLRGNDIRDLRTTLPGARAAVPIFVSPTAFHRLAHPDGELATARATAAAGAVLISSMAATVAIGEVAAAARAVDPAAAVWFQLYLQRDPAVTEHLVRHAEAAGCSALVITVDSPVFGHRERDQHNGFHDLPAGLTTANMQDLPGGPREIDMSAAFTWAHLARLRALTRLPLLLKGILHPADARLAVEAGLDGIIVSNHGGRQLDAAPAGIEALPPIVSTVDGEIPVLLDGGVRRGSDAVIALALGATAIGLGRPVLWGLAAAGESGVRQVLELIRAELDHVLTLCGASRPAELTPDLVVPRGCRC encoded by the coding sequence GTGATCGACTCGCTGGCCGGGCTGCACGAGCGGGCACGCCAGCGCCTGGACCCGGTGCACTACGACTTCTTCGCCGGCGGGGCGGGCGCGGAGGTCGCGCTCGCGGAGAACGAGCGCGCCTTCGGCCGCCTCGCCCTGCGGCCCAGGGTGTTGCGCGGCAACGACATCCGCGACCTGCGGACCACACTGCCCGGGGCGCGGGCGGCGGTGCCGATCTTCGTCTCACCGACCGCCTTCCACCGCCTCGCCCACCCCGACGGCGAACTGGCCACCGCGCGGGCCACCGCCGCGGCCGGGGCGGTGCTGATCTCCAGCATGGCCGCCACGGTGGCCATCGGCGAGGTGGCGGCCGCGGCCAGGGCGGTGGATCCGGCCGCCGCGGTGTGGTTCCAGCTGTACCTGCAACGGGATCCGGCGGTCACCGAGCACCTGGTGCGGCACGCGGAGGCGGCGGGCTGCTCGGCGCTGGTGATCACCGTGGACTCACCGGTGTTCGGGCACCGGGAACGCGATCAGCACAACGGTTTCCACGATCTGCCGGCCGGGTTGACCACGGCGAACATGCAGGACCTGCCGGGCGGGCCGAGGGAGATCGACATGTCCGCGGCCTTCACCTGGGCACACCTGGCCAGACTGCGCGCACTGACCCGGTTGCCGTTGCTGCTCAAGGGAATCCTGCACCCGGCGGATGCCAGGCTGGCCGTGGAGGCTGGGCTGGACGGGATCATCGTGTCCAACCACGGCGGCCGCCAGCTCGACGCCGCCCCGGCCGGCATCGAGGCACTGCCGCCCATCGTGTCCACTGTGGACGGCGAGATCCCGGTGCTGCTGGACGGCGGGGTGCGCCGCGGCAGTGACGCGGTGATCGCGCTGGCCCTGGGCGCGACCGCGATCGGCCTGGGCCGCCCGGTGCTGTGGGGACTGGCCGCGGCCGGGGAATCCGGTGTGCGCCAGGTACTCGAGCTGATCCGGGCCGAACTGGACCACGTGCTCACCCTGTGCGGGGCGAGCCGCCCGGCGGAGCTGACCCCGGATCTGGTGGTGCCGAGGGGGTGCCGGTGCTGA
- a CDS encoding cytochrome P450, producing the protein MPVLKPLRWLAAAAVLTVPYWLPKRVTALRGKVFTLVNGDSAVTFPNAEVGPERFQEIYAHPAATGRSKGAGLSDLFWYWLAPGPEIHQEHLEPGPRYDEVAAATARILAGTSEELAALAARCAGKVLDELAPGEVTLVRLRDLMMPVWAEFFHELVFGEPCPRAARDLIIGHADDVVTALKCTGLRHPERRARLTRYLHRRVQDGDIPHELPSGLSTLDTAHYLQGTFFNTAVVQTSEAMAHLLLALAQNPPVRRRLTEQPADARYFNQVLDETFRMYPLFGIAHRIATADIELDGGPTFPRGSVLCFSYPDYQATGCPRPEVFDPERWTDRTTRPQHHIPFGIAANRPCPAWRLSPLVMRAVSREVLRRFRLDSPVSHTRPLPNRAPCLLIRHGARVPQLPAVRVFLRVRDRCEDLARSLVQLVLGTVMVLDARRQRLAGRYFDTHTEQGCPAHH; encoded by the coding sequence GTGCCGGTGCTGAAACCGTTGCGCTGGCTGGCCGCGGCGGCCGTGCTGACCGTGCCGTACTGGCTGCCCAAGCGGGTGACCGCGTTGCGCGGCAAGGTGTTCACCCTGGTCAACGGCGATTCCGCGGTGACCTTCCCGAACGCCGAGGTCGGCCCGGAACGGTTCCAGGAGATCTACGCGCACCCGGCCGCGACCGGCCGCAGCAAGGGCGCCGGGCTGTCCGACCTGTTCTGGTACTGGCTCGCGCCCGGCCCGGAGATCCACCAGGAGCACCTGGAACCGGGCCCGCGCTATGACGAGGTCGCCGCCGCCACCGCGCGGATCCTGGCCGGTACCAGCGAGGAGCTGGCCGCGCTGGCCGCCCGCTGTGCGGGCAAGGTGCTCGACGAGCTGGCGCCCGGCGAGGTCACCCTGGTCCGGTTGCGGGATCTGATGATGCCGGTGTGGGCGGAGTTCTTCCACGAACTGGTCTTCGGCGAACCCTGCCCGCGCGCGGCCCGTGACCTGATCATCGGGCACGCCGACGACGTGGTGACCGCGTTGAAGTGCACCGGACTGCGCCACCCGGAACGCCGCGCCCGGCTCACCCGCTATCTGCACCGCCGGGTCCAGGACGGCGACATTCCACACGAACTCCCCAGTGGACTGTCCACACTGGACACGGCGCACTACCTGCAGGGCACCTTCTTCAACACCGCGGTCGTGCAGACCTCAGAGGCGATGGCGCACCTCCTCCTTGCCCTGGCGCAGAATCCGCCGGTGCGCCGACGCTTGACCGAGCAGCCAGCGGACGCCCGCTACTTCAACCAGGTGCTGGACGAGACCTTCCGGATGTACCCGCTGTTCGGCATCGCGCACCGGATCGCCACCGCCGACATCGAACTCGACGGCGGCCCGACCTTCCCGCGCGGCAGCGTGCTGTGCTTCAGCTATCCCGACTACCAGGCCACCGGCTGCCCGCGTCCGGAGGTCTTCGACCCGGAGCGCTGGACCGACCGCACCACCCGCCCGCAGCACCACATCCCGTTCGGCATCGCGGCGAACCGGCCCTGCCCCGCCTGGCGACTGTCCCCGTTGGTCATGCGCGCGGTGAGCCGGGAAGTGTTGCGGCGCTTCAGGTTGGACTCCCCGGTCAGCCACACCCGGCCACTGCCCAACCGCGCCCCCTGCCTGTTGATCCGGCACGGCGCCCGCGTCCCGCAGCTGCCCGCGGTCCGGGTCTTCCTGCGAGTGCGGGACCGGTGCGAGGATCTCGCCCGCAGCCTGGTCCAGCTCGTGCTGGGCACCGTGATGGTCCTGGACGCCCGGCGGCAACGCCTGGCCGGCCGCTACTTCGACACCCACACCGAGCAGGGTTGCCCGGCACACCACTAG
- a CDS encoding cation:proton antiporter: MSNTELAPAFFLAVVVILVTCRLAGWALRALGQPPVVGEMVAGVVLGPSVLGLIAPAAEAAIFPQQLRPVLYVVGQIGLVVFMFQAGYEFRVDRLRAVARSATAISLAGVLAPLLLGIGLTVVADGLVDVFPDNVSLTVSALFVGVALSITAFPMLARIITERGLTGSRFGSIALASGALDDAVAWVLLAGVLSIAGGSVGPFAVAIGGTLGLVLILTVLARGSNRVAALAGRVTAENLVLVLVIALFLAAWYTDVIGLYAVFGAFSLGVVFPKSEAVDQAVHTLRPVGAVLLPLFFTYSGLNTDFGLLFHTDLLLFTLACVLAAVAGKFGACWLAARLTGEEPAVAVRVGTLMNARGLMQLIAINVGLAAGIVTKELFSALVVVALVTTMMATPMLGFWDRRDRRRAEAGQRDFAPRH; this comes from the coding sequence ATGTCCAACACCGAGTTAGCCCCGGCGTTCTTCCTCGCGGTGGTGGTCATCCTGGTGACCTGCCGACTGGCCGGTTGGGCGCTGCGCGCGCTCGGCCAGCCGCCGGTGGTCGGCGAGATGGTCGCCGGTGTCGTGCTGGGTCCCTCGGTGCTGGGCCTGATCGCGCCTGCCGCCGAGGCGGCGATCTTCCCGCAGCAGCTGCGGCCGGTGCTCTACGTGGTGGGGCAGATCGGCCTGGTGGTGTTCATGTTCCAGGCGGGCTATGAGTTCCGGGTGGACCGGCTGCGCGCGGTGGCCCGCTCGGCCACCGCGATCTCACTGGCCGGGGTGCTCGCGCCGCTGCTGCTGGGCATCGGGCTCACCGTGGTGGCCGACGGGCTGGTGGATGTGTTCCCGGACAACGTGTCGCTGACGGTGTCCGCGTTGTTCGTCGGCGTGGCACTGTCCATCACGGCCTTTCCCATGCTGGCCCGCATCATCACCGAACGCGGCCTGACCGGCTCCCGGTTCGGTTCCATCGCACTGGCCTCCGGCGCGCTGGACGACGCGGTGGCCTGGGTGCTGCTGGCCGGGGTGCTCAGCATCGCCGGGGGAAGCGTCGGACCGTTCGCGGTGGCCATCGGCGGCACCCTCGGCCTGGTGCTGATCCTGACCGTACTGGCCCGTGGCAGCAACAGGGTGGCCGCGCTGGCCGGCCGGGTCACTGCGGAGAACCTGGTGCTGGTACTGGTGATCGCGCTGTTCCTGGCCGCCTGGTACACCGATGTGATCGGTCTGTACGCGGTCTTCGGCGCGTTCAGCCTCGGCGTGGTCTTCCCCAAGTCCGAGGCGGTGGACCAGGCCGTGCACACCCTGCGGCCGGTCGGCGCGGTGCTGCTGCCGCTGTTCTTCACCTACTCCGGGCTCAACACCGACTTCGGCCTGCTCTTCCACACCGACCTGCTGCTGTTCACCCTGGCCTGCGTGCTGGCCGCGGTGGCCGGCAAGTTCGGCGCCTGCTGGCTGGCCGCCCGGCTCACCGGTGAGGAACCGGCGGTGGCGGTGCGGGTCGGCACGCTGATGAACGCGCGCGGGCTGATGCAGCTCATCGCGATCAACGTGGGGCTGGCCGCCGGGATCGTGACCAAGGAGCTGTTCAGCGCGCTGGTGGTGGTCGCGCTGGTGACCACCATGATGGCCACGCCGATGCTCGGTTTCTGGGACCGGCGGGACCGCAGGCGGGCCGAGGCCGGGCAGCGCGACTTTGCGCCGCGGCACTGA
- a CDS encoding trypsin-like serine peptidase, whose product MVTRSATLLGALLAVALLVPGPAASGTPSDTLGHWTPARMAAATSPDTGEPARDPALGVLAELTKAARPYTAPGIRVHGKVFWTKSGRDSWCSASVVTAPNKSVVWSAAHCLSGTTNVMFVPAYNSAGSGDAPYGRWPARKVAISGNDHALAVVGQVGGKNLEDVVGANGIRFTGPIGGRTTVWGYPAARIWTGRDLTYCNQPTQLSGSSVRTACDTEGGSSGGGYVTGASTPTGLGYLWANHSAGAGATAIGVVFGATAERLYRANMN is encoded by the coding sequence ATGGTCACGAGATCGGCAACCCTGCTCGGCGCGCTGCTCGCGGTGGCGCTGCTGGTACCCGGCCCCGCCGCCAGCGGCACGCCGTCGGACACCCTCGGCCACTGGACGCCAGCGCGGATGGCCGCCGCCACCTCGCCGGACACCGGCGAACCGGCTCGCGACCCGGCCCTCGGCGTCCTGGCCGAGCTGACCAAGGCCGCCCGGCCCTACACCGCGCCCGGGATCCGGGTGCACGGCAAGGTGTTCTGGACCAAGAGCGGCCGGGACAGCTGGTGTTCGGCCAGCGTGGTCACCGCGCCGAACAAGAGCGTGGTGTGGTCGGCCGCGCACTGTCTTTCCGGCACCACCAACGTGATGTTCGTGCCCGCCTACAACTCCGCGGGCAGCGGGGACGCGCCGTACGGGCGCTGGCCCGCGCGCAAGGTGGCCATCAGCGGCAACGACCACGCGCTGGCGGTGGTAGGCCAGGTCGGCGGGAAGAACCTGGAGGATGTGGTGGGCGCCAACGGGATCCGGTTCACCGGGCCGATCGGCGGGCGCACCACGGTGTGGGGTTACCCGGCGGCGCGGATCTGGACCGGGCGGGATCTGACCTACTGCAACCAGCCGACCCAGCTCAGCGGGTCGAGTGTGCGCACCGCCTGTGACACCGAGGGAGGCAGCAGCGGCGGCGGGTACGTCACCGGGGCGAGCACACCGACCGGGCTGGGCTACCTGTGGGCCAACCACTCGGCCGGGGCCGGCGCGACCGCGATCGGCGTGGTCTTCGGCGCGACCGCGGAACGGTTGTACCGGGCCAACATGAACTAG
- a CDS encoding ATP-binding protein produces MRTLLGRELPEAELAAALDLAAAGRGGLVLLTGEAGIGKTALAEQVSANASARGFRTRWGASGGPAFWPWIQVLRQHHGELGTGGEHPWLRPLPASARPDEYARYRLFDDLAGLLTADGVPTLVVLDDLHWADEGTVRCLEFLVPQLRSASVLVLGTCREAPEGELARLGARIELGGLDVGATGSLLGRVTGTEPEPALVAAVHERCGGNPFLATEVARLLRHTTAPVALTAVPSGVRQVTALRLAELSREAVELLCQAAVLGLSVDVAELAELAGIDPPEVWSRLAEPLRRGLIGTQPEQVLRFPHSLLREAVADRIPAPERAALHRRAATAIATRARADEASTRLADHLTLGDRPDEAAVHRVRAGRAALRALAYEDAAVSFQRALDLLGDDDRDRVRRARILLALAEARSYSGALTEAVADYERAFELARTVQDGETAARAALGCCVGNQLALHEPRLLRRLEQALAGLPPGDGELRARVLARLAKELDPADTSRERRSLVAGQALAMARRLCDPASLGSTGELGSTGGSGRPALQGEAGRQLSSGESGSSGGPGSPTRPGSPAGPRRSTSSGTPAPLGNPANPGSPANPGNPPALSSPTGLSAQATLAEVLSVYHQAMWSPHNARERLVIATEAAAAAEQAGADLVAMEAHLWCLLANLDLGERNAMESGLAITGTLAERLRHPLWLYYQRLCAATIRHADGDFAEAEALTRQALVHGRQANHPLAEASFQHHLARLALDRGDQSTAQAATDAYVTLVSAVPVLSPALRCVTLWLRAHLGHHVEARALLDRLLADGAKPLIETTVGMPVTLLLAEVAHLTGAAEHAPTLAETLRPYAGLVATSAGCPLGLISHALANLAVLTDRPEEAESHFQSTVDQARRMGARPWLARARADYATFLLAGGDSAGLEQARLAEVEASALGMPVVAAQAKALREAR; encoded by the coding sequence ATGCGGACACTTCTCGGCCGGGAGCTGCCCGAGGCCGAGCTGGCCGCCGCGCTGGACCTGGCCGCGGCGGGGCGAGGCGGACTGGTGCTGCTCACCGGCGAGGCCGGGATCGGCAAGACCGCGCTGGCCGAGCAGGTCAGCGCGAACGCCTCCGCGCGCGGGTTCCGGACCCGCTGGGGCGCCAGTGGCGGACCGGCGTTCTGGCCGTGGATCCAGGTGCTGCGGCAGCATCACGGCGAGCTGGGCACCGGCGGCGAGCACCCGTGGCTGCGCCCGTTGCCCGCCTCGGCGCGGCCGGATGAGTACGCGCGGTACCGGCTCTTCGACGATCTGGCCGGGCTGCTGACCGCCGATGGTGTGCCGACGCTTGTGGTGCTCGACGACCTGCACTGGGCCGATGAGGGCACGGTGCGCTGCCTGGAGTTCCTGGTGCCGCAGCTGCGGTCGGCGTCCGTGCTGGTGCTCGGGACCTGCCGGGAGGCGCCCGAGGGTGAGCTGGCCCGGCTGGGTGCCCGGATCGAGCTGGGCGGGCTGGACGTGGGCGCGACCGGGTCGCTGCTGGGGCGGGTCACCGGGACGGAGCCGGAGCCCGCGCTGGTGGCCGCGGTGCACGAACGATGCGGCGGGAACCCGTTCCTGGCCACCGAGGTGGCCCGGTTGCTGCGGCACACCACGGCCCCGGTGGCGCTGACCGCGGTGCCCTCGGGAGTGCGGCAGGTGACCGCGTTGCGGCTGGCCGAACTGTCCAGGGAAGCGGTGGAACTGCTGTGCCAGGCCGCGGTGCTTGGCCTGTCGGTGGACGTCGCCGAGCTGGCCGAACTGGCCGGGATCGACCCACCCGAGGTGTGGTCCCGCCTGGCCGAACCCCTCCGCCGCGGCCTGATTGGCACCCAACCGGAGCAAGTGCTACGCTTCCCGCACAGCCTGCTACGGGAAGCGGTGGCCGACCGGATCCCCGCACCGGAGCGAGCCGCGTTGCATCGCCGGGCCGCCACGGCGATCGCCACGCGCGCCCGCGCCGATGAGGCATCCACCAGGCTCGCCGACCACCTCACCCTGGGCGACCGGCCGGACGAGGCCGCCGTGCACCGGGTCCGCGCGGGCCGCGCCGCACTCCGGGCGCTGGCCTACGAGGACGCGGCCGTCAGCTTCCAACGGGCCCTGGACCTGTTGGGAGACGACGACCGCGACCGGGTCCGGCGCGCCCGGATCCTGCTGGCGCTCGCGGAGGCACGCTCGTACTCGGGCGCGCTCACCGAAGCGGTGGCCGACTACGAACGCGCCTTCGAGCTGGCTCGCACGGTCCAGGACGGCGAGACCGCGGCCCGAGCCGCACTGGGCTGCTGCGTAGGCAACCAGCTCGCCCTGCACGAACCCCGCCTACTCCGCCGCCTGGAACAGGCCCTGGCCGGCCTGCCCCCAGGCGACGGCGAACTGCGCGCCCGGGTACTGGCCCGCCTGGCCAAGGAACTGGACCCAGCCGACACCAGCCGGGAACGCCGGAGTCTGGTCGCCGGACAGGCGCTGGCCATGGCCCGCAGACTGTGTGATCCAGCGTCGCTGGGGAGCACGGGTGAGCTGGGCAGCACGGGTGGATCGGGCCGCCCGGCCTTGCAGGGCGAGGCCGGGCGACAGCTCAGCTCGGGCGAATCAGGCAGCTCGGGCGGACCGGGCAGCCCGACCAGACCGGGCAGCCCCGCCGGGCCGCGCAGGTCAACCAGCTCGGGCACTCCGGCACCCCTGGGCAACCCCGCCAACCCGGGCAGCCCAGCCAACCCGGGCAACCCGCCCGCCCTAAGCTCTCCCACCGGGCTGAGCGCTCAGGCCACCCTGGCCGAGGTGCTCAGCGTTTACCACCAGGCCATGTGGTCGCCGCACAACGCACGCGAGCGGCTGGTGATCGCCACCGAGGCGGCGGCCGCGGCCGAGCAGGCCGGTGCCGACCTGGTCGCCATGGAGGCGCACCTGTGGTGCCTGCTGGCCAACCTGGACCTGGGCGAGCGCAACGCGATGGAGTCCGGGCTGGCCATCACCGGCACCCTGGCCGAACGGCTGCGGCATCCGCTGTGGCTGTACTACCAGCGGCTGTGCGCGGCCACGATCCGGCACGCCGACGGCGACTTCGCCGAGGCCGAGGCGCTGACCCGCCAGGCCCTGGTACACGGCCGCCAGGCCAACCATCCCCTGGCCGAAGCCTCCTTCCAGCACCACCTGGCCCGACTGGCCCTGGACCGCGGCGACCAGTCCACCGCACAGGCCGCCACCGACGCCTACGTCACCCTGGTGAGCGCGGTGCCCGTGCTGTCCCCGGCGCTGCGTTGCGTCACGCTGTGGCTGCGCGCCCACCTCGGCCACCACGTGGAGGCGCGGGCTCTGCTCGACCGCCTGCTGGCCGACGGCGCCAAACCCCTGATCGAAACCACCGTCGGCATGCCGGTGACCCTGCTCCTGGCCGAGGTGGCCCACCTCACCGGCGCGGCCGAACACGCCCCCACCCTCGCCGAAACCCTGCGCCCATACGCGGGCCTGGTCGCCACTTCGGCGGGCTGCCCCCTGGGCCTGATCTCGCACGCCCTGGCGAACCTGGCCGTGCTGACGGACCGGCCGGAGGAGGCCGAGTCGCATTTCCAGTCCACTGTGGACCAGGCACGGCGGATGGGTGCGCGGCCGTGGCTGGCCAGGGCTCGGGCGGACTACGCGACGTTTTTGTTGGCGGGTGGGGATTCCGCGGGGCTGGAGCAGGCGCGGTTGGCCGAGGTGGAGGCGAGCGCGTTGGGGATGCCGGTGGTGGCGGCGCAGGCGAAGGCGTTGCGCGAAGCGCGGTAG